The proteins below are encoded in one region of Vogesella indigofera:
- a CDS encoding HD-GYP domain-containing protein, which yields MTVTPQFMMMALNLHDDTLTHRLNELHDRLLETVPVVDRIACALYDENDDVLKTFINSTRAGEAITGYEYKLSDSHALSALAASGEFRVLDNIEHALQSDTVHNTWLREQGYRSSFTVPFYDGGSLAGFVFFDSMQAAAFNPQVQRDLVLYTSLISMAIASELSAVRSVLEATRVARELAEVRDFETGSHLERMARYSRVIARAVAPRYGRNDEFVECVYLFSSLHDIGKIGIPDKVLLKPGRLDPAERAIMETHVDKGIQIIDRIVGTGAHQRLPDSAILRNIVHCHHEYLDGSGYPRQLQQDAIPLEARIVTVADIFDALTAIRPYKPVWSPRNALAELDRMVQAGKLDADCVQALHDHLDQIMAIHERYADIDAVS from the coding sequence ATGACCGTAACCCCGCAGTTCATGATGATGGCCCTGAACCTTCACGACGACACCCTCACCCATCGTCTCAACGAGTTGCACGACCGCCTGCTGGAAACGGTGCCGGTGGTCGATCGCATCGCCTGCGCGCTGTATGACGAGAACGACGACGTACTCAAGACCTTCATCAACAGCACCCGCGCGGGCGAGGCCATCACCGGCTACGAGTACAAGCTGTCCGACAGCCACGCGCTGAGCGCCCTGGCCGCCAGCGGCGAATTCCGCGTACTCGACAACATCGAGCACGCGCTGCAGTCCGACACCGTGCACAACACCTGGCTGCGCGAACAGGGCTACCGCTCGTCGTTCACGGTGCCCTTCTACGATGGCGGCAGCCTCGCCGGTTTCGTATTCTTCGATTCGATGCAGGCGGCGGCCTTCAACCCGCAGGTGCAGCGCGATCTGGTGCTGTATACCAGCCTGATCAGCATGGCGATTGCGAGCGAGCTGTCCGCCGTGCGCTCGGTGCTGGAGGCGACGCGGGTGGCCCGCGAGCTGGCCGAGGTGCGCGACTTTGAAACCGGCTCCCATCTGGAGCGCATGGCGCGCTACTCGCGCGTGATTGCCCGCGCCGTCGCGCCGCGCTACGGCCGCAATGACGAGTTTGTAGAATGCGTGTACCTGTTTTCGTCGCTGCACGATATTGGCAAGATCGGCATCCCCGACAAGGTGCTGCTCAAGCCGGGCCGGCTCGACCCGGCCGAGCGGGCCATCATGGAAACCCATGTCGACAAGGGGATCCAGATCATTGACCGCATCGTGGGCACCGGCGCGCACCAACGCCTGCCCGATTCCGCCATCCTGCGCAACATCGTGCACTGCCATCACGAATACCTCGACGGCAGCGGCTATCCGCGGCAGCTGCAGCAGGACGCCATCCCGCTGGAGGCCCGCATCGTGACGGTGGCCGACATCTTCGATGCACTGACGGCGATCCGGCCGTACAAGCCGGTCTGGTCGCCGCGCAATGCGCTGGCCGAGCTGGACCGCATGGTTCAGGCCGGCAAACTGGATGCCGACTGCGTGCAGGCACTCCACGACCACCTGGACCAGATCATGGCGATCCACGAGCGCTACGCCGATATCGATGCCGTGTCCTGA
- a CDS encoding EAL domain-containing protein, translating to MKRFKQSKGFPAGFDPQQLSCCQQLLAALPYPAQLHWNEREVFACFDGWWLTSEFFPVASFYHAAPQRAHYAARLRIHGRFGQNLPANWLFALNYGESKTVSLLKLIRVLHLLNHLGRNDVALPLRIDLDPRICHAFSDRIIDFTTALLAQLGLASPQVMFLLFINQPTSELGVALVRRYREQGHLVGLGGFGDSEHDLSRLWRLEPDFVCLSPRFMRRAVMYPQVRDQLLALMPQLVAQGFVLGVEEIVCDNMLAMAQQMQARYYAGQLVSQRLAPA from the coding sequence ATGAAACGCTTCAAGCAGTCGAAGGGTTTTCCGGCGGGATTCGACCCGCAACAATTAAGCTGTTGTCAGCAACTGCTGGCCGCCTTGCCTTATCCCGCGCAATTGCACTGGAACGAGCGCGAGGTCTTTGCCTGCTTTGACGGCTGGTGGCTGACCAGCGAGTTCTTCCCGGTGGCCAGCTTCTACCATGCGGCCCCGCAGCGGGCGCACTACGCGGCACGGCTGCGCATTCACGGCCGTTTCGGCCAGAACCTGCCGGCCAACTGGCTGTTCGCGCTGAACTACGGCGAAAGCAAGACCGTGTCGCTGCTGAAGCTGATCCGCGTGCTGCACCTGCTCAATCACCTGGGACGCAACGATGTCGCGCTGCCGCTGCGCATCGATCTCGATCCGCGCATCTGCCACGCCTTCAGCGACCGCATCATCGATTTCACCACGGCCCTGCTGGCACAGCTGGGGCTGGCCAGCCCGCAGGTGATGTTCCTGCTGTTCATCAACCAGCCCACCTCCGAGCTGGGGGTGGCACTGGTGCGCCGCTACCGCGAACAAGGCCATCTGGTGGGGCTGGGCGGCTTTGGCGACAGCGAGCACGACTTGTCGCGGCTATGGCGGCTGGAGCCGGACTTCGTCTGCCTATCGCCGCGCTTCATGCGCCGCGCCGTGATGTATCCGCAGGTGCGCGACCAGCTGCTGGCGCTGATGCCGCAGCTGGTGGCGCAGGGCTTCGTGCTGGGGGTGGAGGAAATCGTGTGCGACAACATGCTGGCCATGGCGCAGCAGATGCAGGCCCGCTATTACGCCGGGCAGCTGGTGTCGCAGCGGCTGGCGCCGGCCTGA
- a CDS encoding NADP(H)-dependent aldo-keto reductase, whose amino-acid sequence MEYRPLGRSGINVSLISLGTMTWGEQNNEADAHSQLDLALERGINLIDTAEMYPVPPKADTQGRTESHIGSWLAKGGRRERIVLATKAAGPSSDPKRPGHIRDGKVHFDRANLTQALHDSLRRLQTDHVDLYQLHWPDRSTNYFGQLGYPWQDDAPGSVAIEETLRVLQDFVTAGKVRAIGVSNETPWGLAQFLALAERYDLPRVASIQNPYSLLNRSYEVGLAEFSHREQVGLLAYSPLAFGVLSGKYLDGAQPQGARLTLFDRFTRYTNPQAEAATARYVALARQSGLSPAQMALAYVNSRPFVTSNIIGATTLAQLEENITSAELTLDAATLAAIDAIHQAIPNPAP is encoded by the coding sequence ATGGAATACCGACCACTCGGCCGCAGCGGCATCAATGTCAGCCTGATCTCGCTGGGCACCATGACCTGGGGCGAACAGAACAACGAGGCCGACGCCCACAGCCAGCTGGACCTGGCGCTGGAACGCGGCATCAACCTGATCGACACCGCCGAGATGTACCCAGTGCCGCCCAAGGCCGACACCCAGGGCCGTACCGAAAGCCATATCGGCAGCTGGCTGGCCAAGGGCGGCCGGCGCGAGCGCATCGTGCTGGCCACCAAGGCGGCGGGGCCGAGCAGCGACCCCAAACGCCCCGGCCATATCCGCGACGGCAAGGTGCACTTCGACCGCGCCAATCTGACCCAGGCGCTGCACGACAGCCTGCGCCGGCTGCAGACCGACCATGTTGACCTGTACCAGCTGCACTGGCCGGATCGCAGCACCAATTATTTTGGCCAGCTGGGCTATCCGTGGCAGGACGACGCGCCGGGCAGCGTCGCCATCGAGGAAACCCTGCGCGTGCTGCAGGACTTCGTCACCGCCGGCAAGGTGCGCGCCATCGGTGTCTCCAACGAAACGCCGTGGGGGCTGGCGCAATTCCTGGCGCTGGCCGAGCGCTACGACCTGCCGCGCGTGGCCAGCATCCAGAACCCGTACAGCCTGCTGAACCGTAGTTACGAAGTGGGGCTGGCCGAATTCAGCCACCGCGAACAGGTTGGGCTGCTGGCCTATTCGCCGCTGGCATTTGGCGTGCTGTCCGGCAAATATCTGGACGGCGCCCAGCCACAGGGTGCGCGGCTGACGCTGTTCGATCGCTTCACCCGCTACACCAACCCGCAGGCGGAAGCCGCCACCGCGCGCTACGTGGCGCTGGCACGCCAGAGTGGGCTGTCGCCGGCGCAGATGGCACTGGCCTACGTCAACAGCCGGCCATTCGTGACCAGCAACATCATCGGTGCCACCACGCTGGCGCAGCTGGAGGAAAACATCACCAGCGCCGAGCTGACGCTGGATGCGGCAACGTTGGCCGCCATCGACGCCATCCATCAGGCTATTCCCAACCCGGCCCCCTGA
- the ycaC gene encoding isochorismate family cysteine hydrolase YcaC gives MTTPYQRLDKNNAAVLLVDHQAGLLSLVRDIDPDKFKNNVLALGNLAQYFKLPTILTTSFESGPNGPLVPELKAQFPDAPYIARPGQINAWDNADFVQAVKATGKRQLILAGVVTEVCVAFPALSALEEGFEVFVVTDASGTFNDITRQAAWARMSQAGAQLMTWFGVACELHRDWRNDIEGLGTLFSNHIPDYRNLITSYTTLTAGK, from the coding sequence ATGACCACTCCCTACCAACGCCTGGACAAGAACAACGCTGCCGTGCTGCTGGTGGATCACCAGGCCGGGCTGCTGTCGCTGGTACGCGATATCGATCCCGACAAGTTCAAGAACAACGTGCTGGCGCTGGGCAATCTGGCCCAGTACTTCAAGCTGCCGACCATCCTGACCACCAGCTTCGAAAGCGGCCCCAATGGCCCGCTGGTGCCGGAGCTGAAGGCGCAGTTTCCGGATGCGCCGTACATCGCCCGCCCCGGCCAGATCAATGCCTGGGACAACGCCGACTTCGTGCAGGCGGTCAAGGCCACCGGCAAGCGGCAGCTGATCCTGGCCGGGGTGGTGACCGAAGTGTGTGTCGCCTTCCCGGCGCTGTCGGCGCTCGAAGAGGGCTTTGAGGTGTTCGTGGTCACCGATGCCTCGGGCACCTTCAACGACATCACCCGGCAGGCCGCCTGGGCGCGCATGTCGCAGGCGGGTGCCCAGCTGATGACCTGGTTCGGCGTGGCCTGCGAGCTGCATCGTGACTGGCGCAACGACATCGAGGGCCTGGGCACGCTGTTCTCTAACCACATCCCGGACTACCGCAACCTGATCACCAGCTACACCACGCTGACCGCTGGCAAGTAA
- a CDS encoding peroxiredoxin — MTLRLGDIAPDFEQASSDGNIRFHDWLGNSWGVLFSHPADFTPVCTTELGLTARLKDDFARRNVKVIALSVDPVASHLEWIKDINDTQGTTVNFPIIADADRKVSELYDLIHPNASSTHTVRSVFVIDPAKKIRLTLTYPASTGRNFNELLRVIDSLQLTEYHSVATPANWQQGDEVVIVPSLQDEDLIRQKFPKGYRALRPYLRLTPQPG; from the coding sequence ATGACACTGCGTCTTGGCGACATCGCCCCCGACTTTGAACAGGCGTCCAGCGACGGCAACATCCGTTTTCATGACTGGCTGGGTAATAGCTGGGGCGTGCTGTTTTCGCACCCGGCCGACTTCACCCCGGTGTGCACCACAGAGTTGGGGCTGACCGCCAGGCTCAAGGATGACTTTGCGCGCCGCAACGTGAAGGTGATCGCGCTGTCGGTCGACCCGGTGGCGTCGCACCTGGAGTGGATCAAGGACATCAACGACACGCAGGGCACCACGGTGAACTTCCCGATCATTGCCGATGCCGACCGCAAGGTGTCCGAGCTGTACGACCTGATCCACCCTAACGCCAGCAGCACCCATACCGTGCGTTCGGTGTTCGTGATTGATCCGGCGAAGAAGATCCGCCTGACGCTGACCTATCCGGCCAGTACCGGCCGCAATTTCAACGAACTGCTGCGGGTGATTGATTCGCTGCAGCTGACCGAATACCACAGCGTGGCGACGCCGGCCAACTGGCAGCAGGGGGACGAGGTGGTGATCGTGCCTTCGCTGCAGGATGAAGACCTGATCCGGCAGAAATTCCCCAAGGGCTATCGCGCGCTGCGACCCTATCTGCGCCTGACACCGCAGCCGGGCTGA
- the tauA gene encoding taurine ABC transporter substrate-binding protein: protein MTRPTLVSLFVSLAIVAGAAVADDGVTIAFQTGVDPSKVAQADGDYEKATGKKINWRKFESGAEVIAAVASGDVPIGNIGSSPLAAAASRGLPIQTFLVTGVIGESEALVVRNGSGISKPADLVGKKIAVPYVSTTHYSLLAALKHWKVDAGKVTILNLRPSEIAAAWQRGDIDGAYVWEPALGKVRASGKVLTSSAEVGKWGAPTYDLWIVRQDFAARNPDFLKQFVSVTGKVFERYNKDPKGFASNAANVAKIARLTGSKPEEVTALLPGNLYPSLVEQSKLLQQPLVKAVGDTAAFLKSQGKVDSLQPSYTPYVTNQFINAALR, encoded by the coding sequence ATGACCCGCCCCACCCTCGTTTCCCTGTTTGTTTCGCTGGCCATTGTTGCCGGCGCCGCCGTTGCCGATGACGGCGTCACCATCGCGTTCCAGACCGGCGTCGACCCGTCCAAGGTGGCGCAGGCCGACGGTGACTACGAAAAAGCCACCGGCAAGAAGATCAACTGGCGCAAGTTCGAGAGCGGCGCCGAGGTGATCGCCGCGGTTGCCTCCGGCGACGTACCGATCGGCAATATCGGCTCCAGCCCGCTGGCCGCCGCCGCCAGCCGCGGCCTGCCGATCCAGACCTTCCTCGTCACCGGCGTGATCGGCGAATCCGAGGCGCTGGTGGTGCGCAACGGCAGCGGTATCAGCAAGCCGGCCGATCTGGTCGGCAAGAAGATCGCGGTGCCATACGTGTCCACCACCCACTACAGCCTGCTGGCGGCGCTGAAGCACTGGAAGGTGGATGCCGGCAAGGTCACCATCCTCAACCTGCGCCCCAGCGAAATCGCCGCCGCCTGGCAGCGTGGCGACATCGACGGCGCCTATGTGTGGGAGCCGGCACTGGGCAAGGTACGCGCCAGCGGCAAGGTGCTGACCAGCTCCGCCGAAGTCGGCAAATGGGGCGCGCCAACCTACGACCTGTGGATCGTGCGCCAGGACTTCGCCGCCAGGAATCCGGATTTCCTCAAGCAGTTCGTGAGCGTCACCGGCAAGGTGTTCGAGCGCTACAACAAGGACCCGAAAGGCTTTGCCAGCAATGCGGCCAACGTGGCGAAGATCGCCCGCCTCACCGGCAGCAAGCCGGAGGAAGTCACCGCGCTGCTGCCGGGCAATCTCTACCCGTCGCTGGTCGAGCAGAGCAAGCTGCTGCAACAGCCGCTGGTGAAGGCGGTCGGCGATACCGCCGCCTTCCTCAAGTCGCAGGGCAAGGTCGACAGCCTGCAGCCGAGCTACACGCCGTACGTGACCAACCAGTTCATCAACGCCGCCCTGCGCTAG